GTTCCCTCTTTTGTAGGCAAGACGAGCCCTAAGACGCAAGGTATCCCTGGGGAAGAGCTTTTCGAACTCTTTCCCACGCGATACGAAAATTTCCTCAGCCTTGTCGAGATCGCCTTTTTCGAGGTAAACAGAGGCAAGCTTCAACGCCGCTTCTTTAGCAAACTTCCCCTGCGGGTACCTTGCAAGGTACTCTGCAAAAGCTTTTTCCGCACCATCCCAGTCCCGCTTTCTGTAAAGCGAATCGGCAACGAGGAATTCCCCTTCCTCTCCCCCAAGTCGGGCAAAATACTCCTTTGCCTTGTCCTCAAGGCCAAGGGAACGATAAGTATACCCGAGCATCTCCGTAGCTTTCTGGGAAAACGAGCCCTGGGGATACCGCCTGAGGAAGTCTTCAAGAAGCGATCGAGCTCTTTCCCATTCCTTTCCCTCGTACAGGGCGAAAGCGCACCAGAACATTGCTTGCTCCAAGAACTGGCTCTCGGGAAAACGAAGCATAAACTGCCTCAGAGCCTGCTCTGCCTCCGTGAGCTTCTTTTCCCTGGCCAAAACTTCCACCCGAAGAGCTTCTGCCTCTTCGATGAAATTCGCGTAAGGGTATTCCCGGACAATCTCCTCAAGAACTGAAAGGGCATCCCCGTAACGGGAAAGGGAGTACAAAGCGGTAGCCATCCCCCAGAGCGCTCGACCCTTTTCCTCCCCATCGGTGTACCGAGCAGCTTTCCGGTAGTACTCAAAGGACTTAGACCACATCTTGTCCGTTGCGTAGATTTCCCCGAGGAGAAGGTACGCTTTCCCAAAGGCGGGATCGTTCCGAAGGGCTTCTTCAAGAGCTCTCTTTGCTTCTTCCTTTTCGCCCCATCCAAAGAGCTCAAAACCCATTTCGTAGTAGGACCACGCTCGGTCCTTTGCTTCTGGAAGACTTGCTGTCGCCTTTTTGCGCTCGGCGACGTAAGCCTCCTTTTTCCCCAGACGGTAGTAGCACCGGGCAAGGTACTCATGGGCTTCGGAAAAGAGGGGGCTCAGGGCAGTAGCCCGCTCAAAGTACGAAGCAGCCTCCTCGTAGCGAGCCTCTTCGTAGAGTCTGTACCCATCTTCAAAAAGACGAACGGCCTCGCGCCCGTACTTTTTCTCTCTCTGCACTCGCTCGAGAAAGCGCCGACCCTGGCTGTGGAGAGGATCAAGCTCAAGGAGCTTCACCCACGCTCTCTCAGAAGCCTCAAGGTCTCCAATCTCGTAGAGGGCGCGCCCAAGCCAGTAGTACGCCTCCTTCATCTTAGGGTTGTGCCGCGCAGCCTCCTCGAAGTAGGCT
This Candidatus Caldatribacterium sp. DNA region includes the following protein-coding sequences:
- a CDS encoding tetratricopeptide repeat protein; translated protein: MVFRTWLWRVTVFSLLIWFLGILPALGADRPQVLLLPFVPRDGEKAFLGYLLRDLARRELEKYVEVYDVVLGDNAVRESRISWNDVLVPITAQSLGKRLGCTHVLVGTFRYREVAGKERIVVSPRIFNVKEGTYADIPSTAFGLEGVRDFVVHLLQSAAPELGISPSLDISLPFSLENLFPLYEGLVVMDEAIRTYGENQYPDLPLWQKAFSLARETIRKEPGYSEAYYYLASMYRTTRWWAREIETWEQYLEVLKRTYGDSALPVAQAYFRLASFCLSQKRLDEALQYVERASELAPSWAPVYLLWGKIWYERGDMKKATSLFAKALELDPNLKEAQYFLQLAEKAQVFGKEAYEAYVKGYQSFSLGNFRQAAAYFEEAARHNPKMKEAYYWLGRALYEIGDLEASERAWVKLLELDPLHSQGRRFLERVQREKKYGREAVRLFEDGYRLYEEARYEEAASYFERATALSPLFSEAHEYLARCYYRLGKKEAYVAERKKATASLPEAKDRAWSYYEMGFELFGWGEKEEAKRALEEALRNDPAFGKAYLLLGEIYATDKMWSKSFEYYRKAARYTDGEEKGRALWGMATALYSLSRYGDALSVLEEIVREYPYANFIEEAEALRVEVLAREKKLTEAEQALRQFMLRFPESQFLEQAMFWCAFALYEGKEWERARSLLEDFLRRYPQGSFSQKATEMLGYTYRSLGLEDKAKEYFARLGGEEGEFLVADSLYRKRDWDGAEKAFAEYLARYPQGKFAKEAALKLASVYLEKGDLDKAEEIFVSRGKEFEKLFPRDTLRLRARLAYKRGN